In one Juglans regia cultivar Chandler chromosome 11, Walnut 2.0, whole genome shotgun sequence genomic region, the following are encoded:
- the LOC108992149 gene encoding protein TRANSPORT INHIBITOR RESPONSE 1-like, with product MPRMGYSFPEEVLEHVFSFIQSDEDRNAISAVCRSWHDIERWSRRRVFVGNCYAISPKMVIRRFPEVRSIELKGKPHFADFNLVPEDWGGYVAPWISAMASAYPWLEEIRLKRMVITDESLELISKSFKNFKVLVLSSCEGFSTEGLAAIAANCRNLRELDLGESEVEDLSGHWLSHFPDNYTSLVSLNIACLGCEVSFSALERLVGRCPNLRTLRLNRAVPLDKLANLLCRAPQLVELGTGAYSSELRPDLFSNLSGAFSGCKELKSLSGFWDVVPGYLPAVYPICSKLTSLNLSYATIQSPELIKLVSQCQNLQRLWVLDYIEDAGLVALAASCKDLRELRVFPSDPFGPEPNVGLTEQGLVSVSEGCPKLQSVLYFCRQMSNAALITIARNRPNMTRFRLCIIEPQAPDYLTLQPLDVGFGAIVEHCKDLRRLSLSGLLTDRVFQYIGTHAKKLEMLSVAFAGESDLGLHHILSGCENLRKLEIRDCPFGDKALLANAAKLETMRSLWMSSCSVSFGACKLLGQKMPGLNVEVIDERSPPDSRPESCPIEKLYIYRTVSGPRFDMPGFVWTMAENPALRLS from the exons ATGCCGAGAATGGGGTACTCGTTCCCGGAGGAGGTGCTGGAGCACGTGTTCTCGTTCATACAGAGCGACGAGGACCGGAACGCGATCTCGGCGGTGTGCAGGTCGTGGCACGATATTGAGCGGTGGAGCAGGAGGCGGGTTTTCGTCGGCAACTGCTACGCCATCAGCCCCAAGATGGTGATCCGACGGTTCCCCGAGGTTCGGTCCATTGAGCTCAAGGGGAAGCCGCACTTCGCTGACTTCAACCTCGTCCCCGAAGACTGGGGAGGCTACGTGGCCCCCTGGATCTCTGCCATGGCCTCGGCCTACCCGTGGCTCGAAGAGATTCGGTTGAAACGTATGGTTATCACGGACGAGAGCTTGGAGCTCATTTCCAAGTCCTTCAAGAACTTCAAGGTCCTCGTGCTGTCGTCCTGCGAGGGCTTCAGCACCGAGGGCCTCGCCGCCATTGCTGCCAATTGCAG GAATTTGAGAGAACTGGACTTGGGGGAGAGTGAAGTGGAAGACCTGAGTGGGCACTGGCTGAGTCATTTCCCTGATAACTACACCTCACTGGTGTCCCTTAACATTGCCTGCTTAGGGTGTGAGGTGAGTTTCTCTGCCTTGGAGCGCCTGGTGGGTAGGTGCCCCAACCTGAGGACTCTGCGGCTCAACCGTGCAGTGCCCCTCGACAAGCTTGCAAACCTACTTTGTCGGGCGCCTCAGCTTGTTGAGTTAGGCACGGGGGCATACTCATCTGAGTTGCGACCTGATCTATTCTCAAACCTATCAGGAGCTTTCTCTGGATGCAAGGAACTTAAGAGCCTGTCTGGTTTTTGGGACGTAGTTCCAGGCTATCTTCCAGCTGTTTATCCTATCTGCTCTAAGTTAACATCATTGAACTTGAGCTATGCTACCATCCAGAGCCCTGAGCTTATCAAGCTAGTTAGCCAATGTCAGAACTTGCAGCGCTTATGG GTTCTTGATTACATTGAAGATGCTGGCCTTGTTGCTCTTGCAGCATCTTGCAAGGATCTACGGGAATTGAGGGTATTTCCATCTGATCCGTTTGGACCAGAACCAAATGTGGGATTGACGGAACAGGGCCTTGTTTCTGTTTCTGAAGGCTGTCCTAAGCTCCAGTCGGTTCTCTACTTCTGCCGGCAAATGTCTAATGCTGCCTTAATAACTATTGCCAGGAATCGACCAAACATGACCAGGTTTCGTCTTTGTATCATTGAGCCCCAAGCCCCCGATTACCTTACCCTTCAACCACTTGATGTGGGATTTGGAGCCATTGTGGAGCACTGCAAGGATCTACGACGTCTTTCCCTCTCTGGTCTTCTCACCGATCGTGTGTTTCAGTACATTGGGACACATGCCAAAAAACTAGAGATGCTCTCCGTGGCTTTTGCTGGAGAAAGTGATCTGGGACTCCATCACATACTGTCTGGTTGTGAAAATCTTAGGAAGCTGGAGATTAGGGACTGTCCCTTTGGTGACAAGGCTCTTTTGGCCAATGCTGCGAAGCTGGAGACAATGCGATCCCTTTGGATGTCTTCTTGCTCTGTTAGTTTCGGAGCATGTAAGCTGCTTGGTCAGAAGATGCCAGGGCTTAATGTTGAGGTTATTGATGAGAGGTCCCCCCCAGATTCAAGACCGGAAAGCTGCCCCATTGAGAAGCTTTACATATATAGGACAGTTTCTGGGCCAAGGTTTGACATGCCTGGATTTGTTTGGACAATGGCTGAAAATCCTGCATTGAGGCTTTCTTGA
- the LOC118343795 gene encoding uncharacterized protein LOC118343795: MPTGERAAFCKYHQSDTHWTEDCSMLKNRVASLAGSRELEQMLAEYLKPMRREGRQREPRRSRSPKRQKPKREREKEQRHNTPQPHDRDQAPFGEIRTIARGFTGGGATVSSKKAHARKARYHETMWFGHSIGVFQVMFPHDDALVVTLLIGNYTTRQVLVDNGSSINILFWDTFIRIGINPDRLCPSPSPLNGFSGKAFQPMGAIALPVVVVQGAHIVTTMTDFLVVKAPSSYNAILGRPTLNDLKIVTPIYHLKMKFQTETGIDEVRGEQLLARKCYVQELKAEGA, translated from the exons ATGCCCACCGGCGAGAGGGCAGCGTTTTGTAAGTACCACCAGTCAGACACTCATTGGACAGAAGACTGTTCAATGTTGAAAAATAGGGTTGCCAGCCTAGCAGGAAGTAGGGAGCTTGAACAAATGTTGGCTGAGTATCTCAAGCCTATGAGAAGAGAAGGTCGTCAACGTGAACCCAGACGAAGTAGAAGTCCCAAACGACAAAaaccaaagagagagagagagaaagaacagAGACACAACACCCCTCAGCCACATGATCGAGACCAAGCTCCTTTTGGGGAAATCCGCACGATAGCAAGAGGGTTCACCGGTGGGGGTGCAACAGTGTCCAGCAAAAAAGCTCATGCTCGCAAAGCAAGGTATCACGAG accatgtggtttggacatTCTATTGGGGTATTTCAAGTCATGTTCCCCCACGACGACGCCTTGGTTGTCACCCTCCTAATAGGCAACTACACGACCAGGCAGGTCCTAGTTGACAACGGGAGCTCAATCAACATCTTATTTTGGGATACTTTCATTAGAATAGGCATTAACCCTGATAGGTTGTGCCCTTCACCATCTCCCCTGAATGGGTTCTCAGGAAAAGCTTTCCAACCCATGGGTGCCATCGCGCTACCAGTCGTAGTTGTCCAAGGTGCCCACATAGTTACCACAATGACGGATTTTTTGGTGGTCAAAGCTCCGTCGTCTTACAATGCCATATTAGGTAGACCAACCCTGAACGACTTAAAGATAGTCACCCCTATCTACCACTTAAAGATGAAATTCCAAACAGAAACAGGCATCGATGAGGTTCGTGGAGAACAACTCCTTGCGCGGAAATGTTATGTTCAGGAGCTGAAGGCAGAGGGCGCCTAG